From the genome of Psychrobacter sp. M13:
ACATCGTCAAGCCTGAGCGCGTATTGCCAACCACGATGGAGTTTGTTGACATTGCAGGTCTAGTCGCTGGCGCATCCAAAGGTGAAGGCATGGGCAATCAGTTCCTCGCCAATATTCGTGAGACTGACGCTATCGCCCATGTGGTACGCTGCTTTGATGATGATAACGTAGTACACGTTGATGGCCGTATCAGCCCTATTGATGATATCGAAACCATCAATACTGAGCTGGCATTAGCTGATTTAGATGCCGTTGAGCGTGCTATTCATAACCAAACCAAAAAAGCCAAAGGCGGCGATAAAGACGCGCAAGCCTTACTTGATGTGTTTAAGAAGGTTGAGCCTTTGTTAGCTGAGGGGCAACCTGCACGCGCTGCTAATCTAGATAGCGATGAGAAAAAACTGATCAGAAGCTATGGTTTGATTACGCTTAAGCCAACGATGTATATCGCTAATGTCGCTGAGGATGGTTTTGAAAACAACCCTTATTTGGATGCGGTACGCAACTACGCGACTGGCGATGAGTCGATTGTCATTGCATTATGTAATCAGATTGAGTCTGAAATAGCCCAGCTTGATGAAGATGATAAAAAAGATTTCTTGGCTGAAATGAACATGGAAGAGGCGGGTCTCGATCAAGTGATTCGTGGCGGCTATGATCTACTCGATATGCAGACTTACTTTACTGCTGGGGTAAAAGAAGTACGTGCTTGGACCGTTGCTATTGGCGCTACCGCTCCGCAAGCCGCTGGCGTTATTCATACCGATTTTGAGCGTGGCTTTATTCGTGCTGAGGTTATCGCCTATAACGACTTTATCGAACATAACGGCGAAAAAGGTGCTGCTGCTGCGGGTAAATCACGTTTAGAGGGCAAAACCTATATCGTGCAAGATGGCGATGTGATGCACTTCCGCTTCAATGTTTAAGTAATCGCTCACTAATAAAGCCGATGACACGTTCATCGGCTTTATTTTGCTTCCTAATTGTTATACTATAACATATCACTAATAGCATTCTTTTACTTACCTTAGGATTTATTGTATGACTGATCGCACTCAGCTATTTCGCTCTACACGTTTGACATTAATAAGCAGTGCTATCATGGCTGCCCTTTTAGGATGCCAACCTGCTACTACTGAAGATAGCAGTGCTACCAAAGACTTCGCTGCTGATCGCGCAAGCAAACATGACATGCATGATAATCATGGAGATGAGCACGCAGACCATGATATGACGGATGAGCATTCAGGACACGACCACTCTGAGCACGATGGCCATGAAGGACACGATCATTCGGGCCACGATCATGCTAGTAAGAGCGAACCATTTGCATGTGAACCTGAGGCCACAATCAGCGTTTTTTATAATAACGACAGCATGCCACAAACAGCACACCTGCTGATCGACGGTATAGAGTATGATTTAGAAGCTACTTCTGATAATAAAAATGACGGCACACAAGTTTATACCAGTGATATCGGACTAGACAATACACACGGCATAATATGGCAAGCTATTGGCGATAATGCCACCTTAAGCAATAAAACACTAGATGGCAGCATTACTATTGCCAATGAAACCGTGATTTTTAATTGCCAGAAAGTGACGGATTAGCCATCGGTGTTTATCATCGCCAATTTCTTTTTTATAGAATAAAAAACACAATATTCTACAAACATAACGTTCTATAGAGGTTAATAGAGTACTATTTTGCTATGCTGTAAGCTCATTTAGTCGTGGATATTTACGATATGCCAGACCATTTAGCTTCATCATCATCGGTCACAGCTCAGTGGATTCGTTTATTCAACGCTCAGCGCTTGGGTAGTGACAAACAAGCGCCGGTGCAAGATAGCGCTCGAACCTCTTTTCATAAAGATTATGACAGACTAGTATTTTCGCATTCCTTTCGTCAGCTCAACCAAAAGACGCAAGTGCATCCTTTGACCAATCAGCTAGGCATCCATACGCGCTTGACGCATTCGCTAGAAGTCTCTTGCATTGGACGCTCTCTTGGCATGATGGCTGCTGAAAAACTCGACAACAAGCTGACTAACGGCCTACCTATTGGGGTCTCACCAGCGGATGTTGGTGTGATCGTCCAAGCGGCTTGTATCGCACACGATATCGGTAACCCTCCGTTCGGTCATGCAGGAGAGTATGCGATTCGCGATTGGTTTATGCATCCTGAGCGTCAGCCGATATTACAACAACTAAGTGCCGAAGAGCGTTTGGATTTACTGGCTTATGAAGGTAATGCGCAAGGTTTTAGACTATTAGTACGTAATGAGCATCATCCGGATAAAGGCGGGATGCGCTTAACTTGTGCCACACTTGGTGCTTTTATGAAGTACCCTTGGCTAGCCACGCATAGTAACGATGCTAGGTCTGATATTCAGACTCAAAAATTTGGCTGTTTTGCTAGTGAAGCTGAGCAATTAGAGCAGCTGGCTGCTTGCCTTCATTTACCGCGCTCACCGATCCATGATGGCTTTGCGCGTCATCCGCTCGCTTATCTGTTGGAGGCTGCCGATGATATTTGCTATGCATTAATAGATTTAGAGGACGGTATTCATCTTAATATGCTCAGCTATCCTGAGGTTGCCGCTATATTTTATGAGCTGATTGGTGAGCGCCCCGATACGATAGCGATACCGACGCAAGTGTCTATTAGACAGAGTTTGGCCTCACTACGCGCGCGAGCTATGATGCGACTGGTGAATACCATAACCGATGCTTTTGTAGATAATAGCGAGGCGCTACTAAATGGTACGCTTGAAGGTAGCTTATTTGCCCATTGCGACAGCAGCGTGCAAAACGGTATCATGCAGGCCAAACAATTGGCTCGGATTAAAATATTTAATCATCCTAATAAAGTACGGATGGAGCTGATGGCCAATCAGTGTCTGCATCGATTACTTGATGCTTTTATGCCATTAGCTTGGACAGCGATGAGTTCAGCATCTAAGCCTTTTGAACAGCAGCGGCTGCTGAGCTTATTGCAGCCTCATCTTGACGAGCAACGACGCCATCTCTCTGATAATATCTATCATAATATCCTGAGCATCTTAGACTTTATCACGGGTATGAATGATCACGAAGCTTATCGACTGGCACAAGAGTTGCAGGGACATTGGGGCACAATGGTCTAAAAGTCATCGATATCTACTATAATGGTCAGTTTTATTCGTATTATTATAATGAAGCAAGTATGCTACCCCTTAACTAGGTAATTTTTAAATGATTATGAGTAGTCGTGAAGCAAAAAAACTCCAAACTCGGCGTGCATTTTTTAATGCCGTATTAGATCTGTGTATTACGGGTCAATCTTTTAGCTCAATCAGCTTACGCCAAGTCACTCGTGAGGTCGGCGTCGTACCTACTGCCTTTTATAGACACTTTGATGATATGGAGTCTTTGGGAAAAGCTTTGGTACTTGAGGAGCTAGGTGGCACTTTATCGACGTTACGTGATGGTCTACAAATAGGCCGCACACGCAGCTATGATCGCCAGATTGCCAAAAGTATTCAGATGTTCCTACAAACGGTTAGCGCCCAGCCCCGCTACTGGCAGTTTTTGGTTAGTGAGCGTTTTGGTGGCTCGGAGTCGGTACGTCGCGCAGTCAGCGAGCTGATGAAGATGCATGTGCAGATTTTGGCAGAGGACTTGGCATTGCAGCCCGCTTTTGCTCATATCAATGATTATGATTTACGTCTGCTCTCTGAGGCGGGGATTAATATGTTTTTCTCTTGGATCATAGATTGGCTGGAGCTGAGCTACTCTGAGGATCATGATGATGAAGCTGACTTAGCCGAAATAGAAGAGAAAAAGCAGCTCATGTTGCATAACTGTACGCGCCAAGCACAAATGCTATTTTATGGCGCTTATAACTGGAAATCTACTGAAGAGACTCGGTTGAGTGACTGACCAAAGACTTGGTTAGAAAGACTATCTACAGATCAATATCGAAATCTTAAAAGCTATCATTTAGAAACTGTTATTCAGAAACTAGGCCGAAAAGCCCATAGTCTTTGACTGACGATTTTGACTTCTTTAGCACTTTTTGTGTCGTTAGCGCTATTACTGCCAGTAGAATTACTGTTATTGCCAGCAACAGTGTTAGCATTATTATTGGCACTGTTATTAGCAGTATTGCCAGCCTCTCTATTACTCATTAATACAGTAGCAAATCGTTGTTTAGCTCCATTATCCGTTGCAGTGACTAGTGCCGTGAAAGCAGTGCTATCGACTGCCAATAGTGGCGCAATAGCTTGCTGTTGCTCCGCACTTAAAGCATTCAATGGCGGTAGCTGCCACAAGCCATCAATACTGGCTACTACTCGCTTATCACGCTGATCTACCAACGTCTGCATCTGCTCGCTTGTCGCACCATCAAACAGTGCCGCCAGTACTACAGGACTAGCAGTATTGACATTAATAGGTAAATAGTAAGGCACAGCGGTAACAAAGGGACGCAAGCTTGCCAAAACCTCGTTATCTATGCCGCGTACCTCAGCCAACTGCTCAATCGTTATAAACGGCTGATTAGGTAGAGCGTCACTTGATGAAGAACGGTTAGCCAAACTGCCCTGTCGCCCATAAACTGTCTGCTCATCGCCACCATCTTTATACACTTCACTATCATTATCTTGCCAATCTAGTACAGCAATTGCAATCTCAGGCTCTAGATTTAATTGGGTTAGGAGACGCTGAAATACACTAAGCGCTTCACTATCGACAGCACCATTGTAATAAAGATTATTAATATTAAAGCGGGCCGCCTCATCGCGTAGCTCAGCGCTAACACTATAGTCACCTAGACTATATGGTGGTAATGGCTGCGCCCAAATATCTTGTAAGCTATCAGTATCATTGAGCTTATTATCTGCGCGAATAATGGTCATCGCAAGCCTCTCACCTGCTTCAATCGCTTGCAGTAGCTTATCTTGATCGAACAATAAGCCACTACGACGAATGGCTATCTTTTGGCTGGCGAGCATTGAGCCTGCTACCACAGTAATGCTGACGACTAGTAGCAAAACCGTCAACAGCGCAACTCCTTGCTGGGAGCGTTGTAGCATTACCATAAGAGCTCCCTATTGAACAGTGGGTTGATTTTGCGATGAGCTGTTACCGCTGGGATTACTGCTACTGCTACTGCTACTGCTACTGCTACTGCTACTGTTATTGTTATTGTTACTATTGCTATTGCTATTGCTGTTATTAGTTTTATTACTGTTAGCCACCGCTTGTGGTGCTAGTGCAAACTGCCACGTAATTGGTATCTCTTTATAACTAAAGCTCACGCTCACGCCATTAGGTAATAAAATAATCTTAGAGGTATCGACAGCTACGCCATTCGATTGAGCAAAAGCACTAGAGTCAGCAAAAGAACGACTATTGCTAGTATCGTTTTGCGCGTCCTTATTCGGGAATTTATCCGACAGCTGTGGCAAATAAGCTTGCCAACGTCCTTCGATTACGCCTTCGAGTATAACGCTATCTAAGCCTATACTAGCTTCATCCATACTAGTATATTGCCGACGAATCAAGCGCTGATCGCTAAACACGTATTCAAAACGCTGCAAGCTAGGACTGGTCTGATAGCGTGGATCTGGATCCGCAAAACGCACAAAGCTGACCTGCTCACTATCTAAAGTCATAAAGGGTTCAGGCGTTGTGATGTTTTGCTCATTGGCTTGCGGATTTGTAGAGCCTGAAGCAGTGTTAGCACTATTATTACTAGTCTCTGAATTACTAACATTCAAAGCGCTAGGCGCTTGGTAAGCTACGATCTGTCCTATATCTTGTTGCAGCTGCAGATAAGCATACTGTAATACCGCCAAATCATCAGCGTGCCGTTGTGCGCTTTCGCGAGCACGATTGACACTATCGAAGACTTGCCAGCCTAACACTGCTAAAGCGGCAAATATCGCCATCGCTATCATCAGCTCAAGTAAAGTAAAACCGCGTTGTGGTTTTACAGCTTTTGTCATCATCTTCATCACAACCGCGCACCACTATTGCTAACGCCAGCTAAATCTAAACTGCCCGTATCTTGTGTGGCATCGGCTACTAAGATATCGATGTTAGTCACCGCTTTACGGACTTGAGTATCTATAATAGGCGCAACACTGATATTAACCTGTTTGAGCGCGGGGCTCGCAGGAATAGCAGTATCGCTGACAGTCATAACCACTTGCCACTCGCGGCCTTGCGAGTTGAGCGTTTGTGTACTATTGGTAGTTACAATGGTCTGCTGAATACGTATATCAGCCGCTATATTTTGCGCCACAAAATGCGCCAGCGTACTGGTACGCAGTACATCGACTGAGTTGAGATACGCACTGCTAGCACGGCTCGCTGCTACCGCCACTACGGCTAAGATAGCTAAGGCAACCATCACCTCTATCAAAGTAAAACCCGTCTGACGCTTCGCTAATAACTGCTTCATTCGCTATGACCTCTGCCCAATTTTAATGCTGCCATCAGGCATAATCGTAATCACCTCGCCAACTAAGTTTGCATTGGCGCGCACCTCTATCGTCACTGGCGTGGCCTGTCCAGTGCCAAACCATAGTACTTGTGGTACGGTTTGGCCAGTAAACCAAGGTTGTAATACTTGGCTGTCAGCCAAGCCCGTCATACCGCGTGGGCTACTGATACTGGTTGAGCTGCTGGCATCTAATCTTTGAATACTTAAACTCACACCATCAGGCAAGCTTGGCAAACTAACTTCAGGCTCGAGTACCCAGCTTGGAGTGGGCGTCTTATCGCCATTATTGGTCAGACCTGAGATATCTGCTGATAGCTCCATTGAGTTTTTGGTGCGACTGCCTGTATTATTCGGGTTAATAGGCGTTTGATAACGTACATAAGGGTTAGATAAGGTAACGATAACGGGGCTAATTTGACCTTGCTGATCAGGCTGTAAACTCAGTCCCATCGGCTGCATACGCTCAGCCGATAACAGGCGCACATAATCAAGCGAGTCGGTCAAATGCTCATAGAACGCACGGTTTTTTCTAGAGTCACTACTGCTAACGGATAAGCTCATCATGCCAGCAAATATCGACAAAATAACCACCACGACTAAGATTTCAACTAAAGTAAAACCTGCTTGTTTTTGGGGTAAATATAATGAGGAGTTACGCTTAACTGGCATTGATAAATCTGTTTTTGCGATGTATTTTTTATAGGGAGGATCGGCTGGTAACAGGTGAGCTGACGAGAGCTTGACAGACTGTGATGATAACTTAGCTTTTAGCTGACTAATGAGCAGACGTAAAAATCTGAAAAATAAAGAATAGGCGACCACGAAACGAGGTATGATTTTGTACGTGACCGCCATAGTACACCTACTTTAAAAAGCGTTATAAAAATAGACTCTAATAAGTCGTATTACGGTGCTCTTCTGACTCCGTATCGATCTGCTCAACCAACTCTTGTATATCCTCATCAAGCACGACCTCATCGACATCGTCATTAAGATAGTGGCTAGGCAAATCAAGCATCTGCTTGACTAAAGCATAACGCAGTGTATCGCGACGACCCAAGTAGCGCTGATAAAAGCTAGAATTCAATAAGCCCGCGCCGCCTTGCCCCATAGCCCAAATAGAAGATAAATAATCACGAGTGCTCATATTACTATGACTATCTTGTAGATGCATACTGATAATATCGATCAGTCGCTTCATACGCTGACGGCGGATATCATACAGCTCACCAAATAGTCGATTAAGACCCGTGGCTGAGGCAGCCAGGCGCTCCTCTATTTGATTGAGTAGCATCGCTTTTTGTGGGTTGAGCAGCTGTTGCAAAATCATTCTAGCGACCCCTGCTGAGGCGCAGTCGTCAATACGATTGATCTCAAACAAGTGCTCTTCGTAGCGGATAATGATGCGCAGGTACAACTCATCTTTACTAGAGAAATGCTTATACAAAGTTCCTTTAGCCAAGTCCAACTGATCGGCTAGACTATCAAGCGTAATATCGCCATTGCCAGACTCAAGTAACAACTGTTCAGCCATAGCCAAGATGCTCTCTTCGCGGACTTTGAACTGGTGCTGACGACTCATAACTGCTCCTATGATGCTAATTTTTATGGTAATACTTGTATTGGTAACTGTATTAATACTAATAACGCTGTACTTCACAGACATAAATGATGACAACTTGTCCTTGTTGACTTCACAAGTGCTCTAATTATCCAGACGATTTTTATCAAAATAAATGTGAGATATCGTTGTAATCTCTATATTACTCTTTAATTATTGTCCAAGATCTTGCTTGTGCTTATAGATCAATTACTTACATCTCAGTATATATAGTAAATGACTGACTAGTCATAGCATAACGATTTTAATGATACTGTGCTAGTAACTTTACAAAGTTTTTTGCAGTTAACTCGCCAACCTCTTCACTACTACAGTCATATATGTCAGCTAAGTAGGCGGCAACATACGGCACGTAGGCTGGCTCATTAGGTCGTCCACGCTTAGGTACTGGCGCAAGATAAGGGCTGTCGGTCTCAATCAGTATTCTATCTTTTGGCATGTTTCGCGCGGCATCTTGAATATTGGTAGCACTTTTAAAGCTAACAATACCTGAGAATGAGATATAAAAGCCCAAATCCAGAGCTCGCTTTGCCGTCTCCCAATCCTCAGTAAAACAGTGAATAATGCCATGCTCAGCGCCTTCTGCTTTTAGGATATCGATGGTGTCTTCTTTGGCATCACGCATATGCACAATAAGGGGCTTTTTAAGCGCTTGACTGGCGTGTATGTGACGCACTAAGCTATCTTGCTGCGCCCGCTTGTTCTCAGTTGACCAGTAATAATCCAGCCCTGTCTCGCCTATCGCCCACACCTTATCACTACTCGCGGTTTTAACGAGACGCTCAACTGTAGCAGATTGCAACAGTGCTATATCCTCACAAGGATGAATACCAACGCTCATGCCAAGATCTAAGCTCTCATCGCTATAAGTGCTAATAATACCAGCAATCTCATCGTACTCTGCAAAGTCGCACATGATCGCCATCGCGCGTGTGACATTAGCCTCTTTCATAGCGGCAATAGCGCCTGCTAGCTGTCCGTCGTATTTTTCTAAATTTAGGCGATTAAGATGGCAGTGACTATCAGTAAACATAAATATTCTCGTATTGGTATTTTATCAAAACTTTCAGTATTAAACTTATTCATTAATAATATTGCTTTGATAACGTTGTTTTTCAAGGGCAGCTACATAATCGTGTCTAGTAGTATATAAGCACATTTAATATATGGTTTAATAGCTGTTTTTGTTCCCATTTAATCATCGCAACGTTATAAAAACTTTAATGCAAAGGCACCACGCGCATGACCTCCTCCATCGTCGTCAGCCCCTCGCTAATGCGCTTAGCGCCTGACAAGCGTAACGGCTGTACGCCATCACGATACGCTTGCTGCTGTAAGCTGTCCAAATTAGCATCGGCTGCCACTAGCTTTTTGAGCTCATTAGTCAATGGCATAATCTCGTACAAGCCGATACGCCCTTGATAACCAGTATGACGGCAATGCTCACAGCCTTTAGCACTGAATATCTGCGTAGGCAGTGGCGCGCGCCAAGGTTGTACTAGCTCCGCCCATTGAATCGCAATCTCGCTATCGGCTTTGATCTGAGTTGCTTGCTTACAGTACGGACACAGTGTACGGATTAAGCGCTGCGCCATCACCCCAAGTATCGTCGCTGAGGTCAAAAAAGGCTGTACCCCTAGATCATGCAAGCGCGTGAGCGAGCTTGGCGCATCATTCGTATGCAAGGTTGATAGCACCAAATGCCCAGTCAGTGAGGCTTGCACTGCCATATTGGCGGTCTCATTATCTCGTATCTCACCGACCATGATAATGTCGGGATCTTGACGCATAAGCGAGCGAATAGCATCCGCGAAGTGTAGATCAATCGCAGGATTGACTTGCATCTGATTAAAGGTCGGCTCGATCATCTCAATCGGATCTTCGATGGTACAAACATTGACCTGTTCCGTCGCCAGTTGCTTGAGCGTACTATAAAGCGTCGTGGTCTTCCCTGAGCCCGTTGGTCCCGTCACTAAGATAATACCGTTAGGATGCGCGGTCAGCTCATGCCAGCTCTCAAGCTGCTTGCCTGATAGTCCTAATTGAGCAAACGTACGTACTAAGACTTCAGGGTCAAATACTCGCATGACCAGCTTTTCGCCGAAAGCAGTCGGCATAGTAGACAGACGCAGCTCGGTCTCAAGACCCTTATGCGTGCGCGTCTTGAGGCGACCATCTTGCGGTTTGCGCTTTTCTGCGACATTAAGACGACCTAAGATTTTGATACGCGAGGTCACCGCGACCATAATCGCGAGCGGCATCTCATACACCGTATGCAAGACACCATCGATCCGAAAGCGCACTTTGCCCGTCTCGCGGCGCGGCTCTAAATGTATGTCGCT
Proteins encoded in this window:
- the gspI gene encoding type II secretion system minor pseudopilin GspI; amino-acid sequence: MKQLLAKRQTGFTLIEVMVALAILAVVAVAASRASSAYLNSVDVLRTSTLAHFVAQNIAADIRIQQTIVTTNSTQTLNSQGREWQVVMTVSDTAIPASPALKQVNISVAPIIDTQVRKAVTNIDILVADATQDTGSLDLAGVSNSGARL
- a CDS encoding type II secretion system protein J — encoded protein: MMTKAVKPQRGFTLLELMIAMAIFAALAVLGWQVFDSVNRARESAQRHADDLAVLQYAYLQLQQDIGQIVAYQAPSALNVSNSETSNNSANTASGSTNPQANEQNITTPEPFMTLDSEQVSFVRFADPDPRYQTSPSLQRFEYVFSDQRLIRRQYTSMDEASIGLDSVILEGVIEGRWQAYLPQLSDKFPNKDAQNDTSNSRSFADSSAFAQSNGVAVDTSKIILLPNGVSVSFSYKEIPITWQFALAPQAVANSNKTNNSNSNSNSNNNNNSSSSSSSSSSSSSNPSGNSSSQNQPTVQ
- the ychF gene encoding redox-regulated ATPase YchF is translated as MGFNCGIVGLPNVGKSTLFNALTKAGIAAENFPFCTKDPNTGIVPVPDPRLKLLADIVKPERVLPTTMEFVDIAGLVAGASKGEGMGNQFLANIRETDAIAHVVRCFDDDNVVHVDGRISPIDDIETINTELALADLDAVERAIHNQTKKAKGGDKDAQALLDVFKKVEPLLAEGQPARAANLDSDEKKLIRSYGLITLKPTMYIANVAEDGFENNPYLDAVRNYATGDESIVIALCNQIESEIAQLDEDDKKDFLAEMNMEEAGLDQVIRGGYDLLDMQTYFTAGVKEVRAWTVAIGATAPQAAGVIHTDFERGFIRAEVIAYNDFIEHNGEKGAAAAGKSRLEGKTYIVQDGDVMHFRFNV
- a CDS encoding prepilin-type N-terminal cleavage/methylation domain-containing protein; translation: MAVTYKIIPRFVVAYSLFFRFLRLLISQLKAKLSSQSVKLSSAHLLPADPPYKKYIAKTDLSMPVKRNSSLYLPQKQAGFTLVEILVVVVILSIFAGMMSLSVSSSDSRKNRAFYEHLTDSLDYVRLLSAERMQPMGLSLQPDQQGQISPVIVTLSNPYVRYQTPINPNNTGSRTKNSMELSADISGLTNNGDKTPTPSWVLEPEVSLPSLPDGVSLSIQRLDASSSTSISSPRGMTGLADSQVLQPWFTGQTVPQVLWFGTGQATPVTIEVRANANLVGEVITIMPDGSIKIGQRS
- a CDS encoding deoxyguanosinetriphosphate triphosphohydrolase is translated as MPDHLASSSSVTAQWIRLFNAQRLGSDKQAPVQDSARTSFHKDYDRLVFSHSFRQLNQKTQVHPLTNQLGIHTRLTHSLEVSCIGRSLGMMAAEKLDNKLTNGLPIGVSPADVGVIVQAACIAHDIGNPPFGHAGEYAIRDWFMHPERQPILQQLSAEERLDLLAYEGNAQGFRLLVRNEHHPDKGGMRLTCATLGAFMKYPWLATHSNDARSDIQTQKFGCFASEAEQLEQLAACLHLPRSPIHDGFARHPLAYLLEAADDICYALIDLEDGIHLNMLSYPEVAAIFYELIGERPDTIAIPTQVSIRQSLASLRARAMMRLVNTITDAFVDNSEALLNGTLEGSLFAHCDSSVQNGIMQAKQLARIKIFNHPNKVRMELMANQCLHRLLDAFMPLAWTAMSSASKPFEQQRLLSLLQPHLDEQRRHLSDNIYHNILSILDFITGMNDHEAYRLAQELQGHWGTMV
- a CDS encoding GspE/PulE family protein — encoded protein: MSTPQYSIVIDLRWCLDELLADRVIDQRAYNLVMTSRRDKAQHPLITISEFNLPNAHNAGSAQIANTEPSAQGGGNTENKKNRLTLLWLNQWLAAKANMPFVRIDPLKTDVPAVTKLMSFEYARTQHILPIEVTDTEVVIGTDQPFYNDWHLNMSKVIKSKTTRTVYISPDQIGRYRQEFYQVTQAIAGANSVHKRAAADVTNVEALLQLGDNNNPDANDQHIVRVVDWLLQYAFEQRASDIHLEPRRETGKVRFRIDGVLHTVYEMPLAIMVAVTSRIKILGRLNVAEKRKPQDGRLKTRTHKGLETELRLSTMPTAFGEKLVMRVFDPEVLVRTFAQLGLSGKQLESWHELTAHPNGIILVTGPTGSGKTTTLYSTLKQLATEQVNVCTIEDPIEMIEPTFNQMQVNPAIDLHFADAIRSLMRQDPDIIMVGEIRDNETANMAVQASLTGHLVLSTLHTNDAPSSLTRLHDLGVQPFLTSATILGVMAQRLIRTLCPYCKQATQIKADSEIAIQWAELVQPWRAPLPTQIFSAKGCEHCRHTGYQGRIGLYEIMPLTNELKKLVAADANLDSLQQQAYRDGVQPLRLSGAKRISEGLTTMEEVMRVVPLH
- a CDS encoding TatD family hydrolase, with amino-acid sequence MFTDSHCHLNRLNLEKYDGQLAGAIAAMKEANVTRAMAIMCDFAEYDEIAGIISTYSDESLDLGMSVGIHPCEDIALLQSATVERLVKTASSDKVWAIGETGLDYYWSTENKRAQQDSLVRHIHASQALKKPLIVHMRDAKEDTIDILKAEGAEHGIIHCFTEDWETAKRALDLGFYISFSGIVSFKSATNIQDAARNMPKDRILIETDSPYLAPVPKRGRPNEPAYVPYVAAYLADIYDCSSEEVGELTAKNFVKLLAQYH
- a CDS encoding TetR family transcriptional regulator: MSSREAKKLQTRRAFFNAVLDLCITGQSFSSISLRQVTREVGVVPTAFYRHFDDMESLGKALVLEELGGTLSTLRDGLQIGRTRSYDRQIAKSIQMFLQTVSAQPRYWQFLVSERFGGSESVRRAVSELMKMHVQILAEDLALQPAFAHINDYDLRLLSEAGINMFFSWIIDWLELSYSEDHDDEADLAEIEEKKQLMLHNCTRQAQMLFYGAYNWKSTEETRLSD
- the gspK gene encoding type II secretion system minor pseudopilin GspK produces the protein MVMLQRSQQGVALLTVLLLVVSITVVAGSMLASQKIAIRRSGLLFDQDKLLQAIEAGERLAMTIIRADNKLNDTDSLQDIWAQPLPPYSLGDYSVSAELRDEAARFNINNLYYNGAVDSEALSVFQRLLTQLNLEPEIAIAVLDWQDNDSEVYKDGGDEQTVYGRQGSLANRSSSSDALPNQPFITIEQLAEVRGIDNEVLASLRPFVTAVPYYLPINVNTASPVVLAALFDGATSEQMQTLVDQRDKRVVASIDGLWQLPPLNALSAEQQQAIAPLLAVDSTAFTALVTATDNGAKQRFATVLMSNREAGNTANNSANNNANTVAGNNSNSTGSNSANDTKSAKEVKIVSQRLWAFRPSF
- a CDS encoding TetR/AcrR family transcriptional regulator; protein product: MSRQHQFKVREESILAMAEQLLLESGNGDITLDSLADQLDLAKGTLYKHFSSKDELYLRIIIRYEEHLFEINRIDDCASAGVARMILQQLLNPQKAMLLNQIEERLAASATGLNRLFGELYDIRRQRMKRLIDIISMHLQDSHSNMSTRDYLSSIWAMGQGGAGLLNSSFYQRYLGRRDTLRYALVKQMLDLPSHYLNDDVDEVVLDEDIQELVEQIDTESEEHRNTTY